In one Aeromicrobium erythreum genomic region, the following are encoded:
- a CDS encoding DUF3052 family protein → MSETTADLLGIGDGFRVWAVGGTTAVTSLLRPLPEGVEVFDHDADDLDATVLLADDLDVLTDQLDDALPRLSTVPLVWACFPMATVSPEAVAEAVHDHGWGATAPLLLDETHAAMRLAQD, encoded by the coding sequence ATGAGCGAGACGACCGCCGACCTGCTCGGCATCGGCGACGGCTTCCGCGTGTGGGCCGTGGGCGGGACGACGGCGGTGACGTCGCTGCTGCGTCCGCTGCCCGAGGGCGTGGAGGTCTTCGACCACGACGCCGACGACCTCGACGCGACCGTGCTGCTCGCCGACGACCTCGACGTCCTGACCGACCAGCTCGACGACGCGCTGCCGCGGCTGTCCACCGTTCCGCTCGTGTGGGCCTGCTTCCCGATGGCCACGGTGTCGCCGGAGGCCGTCGCGGAGGCGGTGCACGACCACGGCTGGGGAGCCACCGCACCCCTCCTGCTCGACGAGACCCATGCCGCGATGCGGCTCGCGCAGGACTGA
- a CDS encoding SDR family NAD(P)-dependent oxidoreductase, which yields MTHYSHKVAVVTGAASGIGRALAVELGRRGATVAVCDVDAAGLAETQRLVEATGARVRGDLVDVAERERVEEYARDVVADLGRVNLVFNNAGIAYSGTVEEMSYKDVEKIMDVDFWGVVHGTKAFLPHLVESGDGHVVNISSIFGMFSMPSQSAYNAAKFAVRGFTESLRQEMALAQRPVKVTCVHPGGIATNIARNADQAEGRDHDELARSFDKVARTSPEKAAQVILAGVEKGKARVLVGADAHVLDLSVRLLGSRYQSVFAAAGRRLGL from the coding sequence ATGACCCACTACAGCCACAAGGTCGCCGTCGTGACGGGGGCCGCCTCCGGCATCGGGCGTGCGCTCGCGGTCGAGCTCGGCCGACGCGGCGCCACGGTCGCCGTCTGCGACGTCGACGCCGCCGGACTGGCCGAGACGCAGCGCCTCGTGGAGGCCACCGGCGCGCGCGTGCGCGGCGACCTCGTCGACGTCGCCGAGCGTGAGCGCGTCGAGGAGTACGCCCGCGACGTCGTCGCCGACCTCGGTCGCGTGAACCTGGTCTTCAACAACGCAGGCATCGCCTACTCCGGCACCGTCGAGGAGATGTCGTACAAGGACGTCGAGAAGATCATGGACGTCGACTTCTGGGGCGTCGTCCACGGCACGAAGGCCTTCCTGCCGCACCTCGTGGAGTCCGGCGACGGTCACGTCGTCAACATCTCCAGCATCTTCGGCATGTTCTCGATGCCGTCGCAGAGCGCCTACAACGCCGCCAAGTTCGCGGTGCGCGGGTTCACCGAGTCGCTGCGCCAGGAGATGGCGCTGGCCCAGCGACCGGTCAAGGTCACGTGCGTGCACCCCGGCGGCATCGCCACGAACATCGCCCGCAACGCCGACCAGGCCGAGGGGCGCGACCACGACGAGCTCGCGCGGTCCTTCGACAAGGTGGCCCGCACGTCGCCGGAGAAGGCGGCGCAGGTCATCCTCGCGGGCGTGGAGAAGGGCAAGGCGCGCGTGCTCGTGGGCGCCGACGCCCACGTCCTCGACCTCTCGGTGCGACTGCTCGGCTCGCGCTACCAGAGCGTGTTCGCGGCCGCCGGGCGCCGACTCGGCCTCTGA
- a CDS encoding SGNH/GDSL hydrolase family protein, with the protein MRAPNKIASQVAVGGLAAVAGYWGVVFGEIVVAKRAIGVTDARPPRADGVYGEDLPRDPVRCLVLGDSAAVGYGMSRADATPPAMLGIGLAHVLDAQVEIRSEAVVGAVTSDLRDQIEAAGDFDPDLVVIIIGTNDVTHRVPAYQSTRLLGSAVRRLVDGGAQVVVGTCPDLGTVRPIPQPLRWIARRKSRALARKQTVAVVRAGGRAVSLGSLLGVLFTEKYDVMFGEDRFHPSETGYANMVSVLVPSLAAAWRERDRDFAVAHFGGSPGTMSLTDAAERAGEREGTEVTRDGRWARILRRR; encoded by the coding sequence GTGAGAGCCCCGAACAAGATCGCGTCCCAGGTCGCGGTCGGAGGGCTCGCCGCCGTCGCCGGCTACTGGGGCGTCGTCTTCGGCGAGATCGTCGTCGCCAAGCGGGCGATCGGCGTCACCGACGCCCGGCCCCCGCGCGCCGACGGCGTGTACGGCGAGGACCTCCCCCGCGATCCCGTCCGCTGCCTGGTGCTGGGCGACTCGGCCGCCGTCGGGTACGGCATGAGCCGTGCCGACGCGACCCCGCCGGCGATGCTCGGCATCGGTCTGGCGCACGTCCTCGACGCGCAGGTCGAGATCCGCTCCGAGGCCGTGGTCGGTGCTGTGACGTCGGACCTGCGCGACCAGATCGAGGCGGCCGGCGACTTCGACCCCGACCTCGTCGTGATCATCATCGGCACGAACGACGTGACCCACCGCGTGCCCGCGTACCAGTCGACACGGCTGCTCGGCTCGGCCGTGCGGCGCCTGGTCGACGGTGGCGCGCAGGTGGTCGTGGGCACGTGTCCCGACCTCGGGACGGTGCGCCCGATCCCGCAGCCGCTGCGCTGGATCGCCCGCCGCAAGAGCCGTGCGCTCGCCCGCAAGCAGACGGTCGCCGTGGTGCGGGCCGGTGGTCGCGCGGTCTCGCTGGGCAGTCTGCTGGGCGTCCTGTTCACCGAGAAGTACGACGTGATGTTCGGCGAGGACCGCTTCCACCCGTCGGAGACGGGCTACGCCAACATGGTGTCGGTGCTGGTGCCGTCGCTCGCCGCGGCCTGGCGCGAGCGCGACCGCGACTTCGCCGTCGCCCACTTCGGCGGCTCCCCCGGCACGATGTCGCTCACCGACGCCGCGGAGCGCGCCGGCGAGCGCGAGGGCACCGAGGTCACCCGCGACGGCCGCTGGGCCCGCATCCTCCGCCGCCGCTGA
- a CDS encoding tyrosine-protein phosphatase: MSVTLPNFRDVGGVVGHDGATVRTGLLLRSGVPEPTDTVPDGTPWPPALVVDLRSSMEHGGPHPLAPLGPRVVTLSLLSSLAPGWHEDTPTLTHLYGKVLDTAGPLLVQLVDEVASTAAEGGASLVHCAAGKDRTGISVALLLRLLGVPRDDVAADYMLTEHATAAIDARLRAPGSDHPPVPAAFLTVPREAIEHVLDRWQQHPGGVDAWFAAVGGDAGTVERLRTAFLA; encoded by the coding sequence GTGAGCGTCACCCTCCCGAACTTCCGCGACGTGGGCGGCGTGGTCGGCCACGACGGCGCCACCGTGCGCACCGGTCTGCTGCTGCGCAGCGGCGTCCCCGAGCCCACCGACACCGTGCCCGACGGCACGCCCTGGCCGCCCGCCCTCGTCGTCGACCTGCGCTCCTCGATGGAGCACGGCGGGCCGCACCCGCTCGCGCCCCTTGGCCCGCGGGTCGTCACCCTGTCGCTGCTGTCGTCGCTCGCTCCCGGCTGGCACGAGGACACGCCGACGCTGACGCACCTCTACGGCAAGGTCCTCGACACCGCGGGCCCGTTGCTCGTCCAGCTGGTCGACGAGGTCGCGAGCACGGCGGCCGAGGGCGGAGCGTCCCTGGTGCACTGCGCGGCAGGCAAGGACCGCACCGGCATCTCCGTGGCCCTGCTGCTGCGGCTGCTTGGCGTCCCGCGCGACGACGTCGCCGCCGACTACATGCTGACCGAGCACGCCACCGCCGCGATCGACGCGCGGCTGCGCGCCCCGGGCTCGGACCACCCGCCGGTGCCTGCGGCCTTCCTCACCGTGCCGCGCGAGGCGATCGAGCACGTCCTCGACCGCTGGCAGCAGCACCCCGGCGGTGTCGACGCGTGGTTCGCCGCGGTGGGTGGCGACGCCGGCACCGTCGAGCGGTTGCGCACCGCGTTCCTCGCCTGA
- a CDS encoding MFS transporter gives MTTTRPVQRWAFGMLLALVAVSLGVSGAPAPLYALYAQEWGFAPLTTTIVFAVYAVAALAAVLVTGSISDRYGRRPVLMVAALLILAGLGLFMAADSVVWLLGARILHGLGVGAVVVVASAALLDLRPDEGDRTGRITGVVFNSGIAVVLVAVSLIVDRGPAPTVLPYAILAGIVAVLLLGLLVMREPHTEERAVRLHVARPRVPREIAAHFRFSALGVMASWSVLGVLLSLYPRIASEAIGATSVLFGGAVVAASAAASALSQAVGARWPARTSAIVGDFGTAASLVLCVPAVAWGHAWGIAAASTLVGLFFGLAFGGSLRHLTQHVPSAHRGEVMSAFYVLAYSAMAVPTVLAGWAATIWTPRTIFAPFMVTVAVACTAAAVMGLRSRAEQRAAEVEAPVAVAS, from the coding sequence ATGACCACCACCCGGCCCGTCCAGCGGTGGGCGTTCGGCATGCTCCTGGCCCTCGTCGCCGTCTCGCTCGGCGTCTCCGGTGCGCCCGCGCCCCTCTACGCGCTCTACGCGCAGGAGTGGGGCTTCGCGCCGCTCACGACGACCATCGTGTTCGCGGTCTACGCCGTCGCAGCGCTCGCTGCCGTGCTCGTCACCGGGTCGATCTCCGACCGCTACGGCCGACGTCCGGTGCTCATGGTCGCCGCGCTGCTGATCCTCGCCGGCCTCGGCCTGTTCATGGCGGCCGACTCCGTGGTGTGGCTGCTGGGCGCCCGCATCCTGCACGGCCTGGGCGTCGGTGCGGTGGTGGTCGTCGCCTCGGCCGCCCTGCTCGACCTGCGGCCCGACGAGGGCGACCGCACCGGCCGGATCACCGGCGTCGTGTTCAACAGCGGCATCGCGGTCGTGCTCGTCGCCGTGTCGCTCATCGTCGACCGTGGGCCCGCTCCCACGGTGCTGCCCTACGCGATCCTCGCCGGCATCGTCGCAGTGCTCCTGCTGGGGCTGCTCGTCATGCGCGAGCCGCACACGGAGGAGCGCGCCGTCCGCCTGCACGTGGCACGGCCTCGCGTCCCGCGCGAGATCGCCGCGCACTTCCGGTTCTCGGCCCTGGGCGTGATGGCGTCGTGGTCGGTGCTGGGCGTGCTCCTGTCGCTCTACCCGCGGATCGCGTCGGAGGCCATCGGTGCCACGTCGGTGCTGTTCGGCGGGGCGGTCGTCGCCGCGTCGGCCGCGGCGTCGGCCCTCAGCCAGGCGGTCGGGGCGCGCTGGCCCGCCCGCACGAGCGCCATCGTCGGCGACTTCGGCACCGCCGCCTCCCTCGTGCTCTGCGTGCCCGCGGTCGCATGGGGCCATGCCTGGGGCATCGCCGCGGCCTCGACGCTCGTCGGCCTGTTCTTCGGCCTCGCGTTCGGCGGGTCGCTGCGCCACCTGACCCAGCACGTGCCGTCGGCCCACCGTGGGGAGGTCATGTCGGCGTTCTACGTGCTCGCCTACAGCGCCATGGCCGTGCCGACGGTGCTCGCCGGCTGGGCCGCCACGATCTGGACCCCGCGGACGATCTTCGCGCCGTTCATGGTCACGGTCGCCGTCGCCTGCACGGCGGCGGCCGTGATGGGGCTGCGCTCGCGCGCCGAGCAGCGCGCCGCCGAGGTCGAGGCCCCGGTGGCCGTCGCGTCGTGA
- a CDS encoding GNAT family N-acetyltransferase — translation MTTLLMPPGVREARPEDVADIVAMVRELADYEKAVDQARMTSVQLYEALFGADPPAHALVAQSGEGRVVGFALWYRTFSTWDGVPGIHLEDLYVRPTRRGSGIGRGLLTALARIATERGYSRVEWDVLRWNSPAIRFYESLEAVPQEEWLAYRLTGKTIARLAES, via the coding sequence GTGACGACGTTGCTGATGCCGCCCGGAGTGCGGGAGGCCCGCCCCGAGGACGTGGCCGACATCGTCGCCATGGTGCGTGAGCTCGCCGACTACGAGAAGGCCGTCGACCAGGCACGGATGACGTCGGTGCAGCTCTACGAGGCGCTGTTCGGTGCCGACCCGCCGGCCCACGCCCTCGTCGCGCAGTCCGGAGAGGGCCGGGTCGTCGGCTTCGCCCTCTGGTACCGGACGTTCTCGACCTGGGACGGCGTGCCCGGCATCCACCTCGAGGACCTCTACGTGCGGCCCACCCGGCGCGGCAGCGGCATCGGACGTGGCCTGCTCACCGCGCTCGCGCGGATCGCGACCGAGCGTGGCTACTCGCGCGTGGAGTGGGACGTGCTGCGCTGGAACTCCCCCGCGATCCGGTTCTACGAGTCGCTGGAGGCCGTGCCGCAGGAGGAGTGGCTGGCGTACCGGCTGACCGGCAAGACGATCGCGCGCCTCGCAGAGTCCTGA
- a CDS encoding mismatch-specific DNA-glycosylase, with protein sequence MSESLDDLPEVADLAGPGMRLLLVGINPSPLTARTGYHFAHPGNRFYPALRRAGVLPEAARTPELAAPVLVERGVGITNLSPRPTARADELDDEEVRAGRERVTAAVRAHGPRVVAVAGVTSYRVAFADRRARLGRQAHDLEGAELWVVPNPSGLNAHATIDSLARDYREVAEAAGVPLDDVPTLP encoded by the coding sequence GTGAGCGAGTCGCTCGACGACCTGCCCGAGGTGGCCGACCTCGCCGGCCCGGGCATGCGCCTGCTGCTGGTCGGCATCAACCCCAGTCCGCTGACCGCCCGCACCGGGTACCACTTCGCGCACCCGGGCAACCGCTTCTACCCAGCCCTGCGCCGCGCCGGTGTCCTGCCCGAGGCGGCGAGGACGCCCGAGCTGGCGGCGCCCGTCCTCGTCGAGCGGGGCGTCGGGATCACCAACCTCTCGCCCCGACCCACGGCACGGGCCGACGAGCTGGACGACGAGGAGGTGCGCGCCGGTCGTGAGCGCGTCACCGCTGCCGTCCGCGCGCACGGTCCGCGGGTGGTCGCCGTGGCCGGCGTCACGAGCTACCGGGTCGCGTTCGCCGACCGGCGGGCCCGGCTCGGCCGCCAGGCGCACGACCTCGAGGGGGCCGAGCTCTGGGTCGTGCCCAACCCCAGCGGACTCAACGCGCACGCGACGATCGACTCCCTCGCCCGCGACTACCGCGAGGTCGCGGAGGCCGCCGGCGTGCCGCTCGACGACGTCCCGACGTTGCCCTGA
- a CDS encoding uracil-xanthine permease family protein: MPLNWTLHHDGKTIPDGEIVRPGERLTWPRTIGLGAQHVVAMFGATFLVPTITGFPVTATLFFSGLGTILFLVLTQNRLPSYLGSSFAFLAPIGAVAASGASIEVAMFGILVTGVLLAVVGAIVVRTGIGWINALMPPVVAGSIVALIGFNLAPTAIKNAQAGPWMAVVTLVVLVLTVVVFKGLVGRLSIIVGVLAGYVYAAVTGALDFQPVRDAKLFGLPDFSTPEVSWVFIPAFLPVVLVLIAENVGHVRSVAQLTGDDTINERTGRALLADGIATTIAGAGGGSGTTTYGENIGVMAATRVYSTAAYWVAGAIAILLSFSPKIGALINTIPTGVLGGVTIALYGLIGIVGIKIWIDNHVDFSVPVNQLTAGVALVIGIGNPELKVGDMVFNGIALGTIAALVVFHVMTAIEKQRQRA, from the coding sequence ATGCCCCTGAACTGGACCCTGCACCACGACGGCAAGACGATCCCCGACGGCGAGATCGTCCGGCCTGGCGAGCGGCTGACGTGGCCGCGGACCATCGGGCTCGGTGCGCAGCACGTGGTGGCGATGTTCGGCGCGACGTTCCTGGTGCCGACGATCACCGGGTTCCCGGTCACGGCCACGCTGTTCTTCTCCGGCCTCGGCACGATCCTGTTCCTCGTCCTCACGCAGAACCGGCTGCCCAGCTACCTCGGGTCGTCGTTCGCGTTCCTCGCGCCGATCGGCGCGGTCGCCGCGTCGGGTGCGTCGATCGAGGTGGCCATGTTCGGGATCCTCGTCACGGGCGTGCTCCTCGCCGTGGTGGGGGCGATCGTCGTCCGGACCGGCATCGGCTGGATCAACGCCCTCATGCCGCCCGTCGTGGCAGGCTCGATCGTGGCGCTCATCGGCTTCAACCTCGCGCCCACGGCGATCAAGAACGCCCAGGCCGGGCCGTGGATGGCGGTCGTCACCCTCGTCGTCCTCGTGCTCACCGTCGTCGTGTTCAAGGGGCTCGTCGGACGGCTGTCGATCATCGTCGGCGTGCTCGCCGGCTACGTCTACGCAGCCGTCACGGGTGCGCTCGACTTCCAGCCCGTCCGTGACGCGAAGCTGTTCGGGCTGCCCGACTTCAGCACCCCCGAGGTCAGCTGGGTCTTCATCCCCGCGTTCCTCCCGGTGGTGCTGGTGCTCATCGCCGAGAACGTCGGCCACGTGCGCAGCGTCGCGCAGCTCACCGGCGACGACACGATCAACGAGCGCACAGGCCGCGCGCTGCTGGCCGACGGCATCGCGACCACCATCGCCGGTGCCGGCGGCGGGTCGGGCACGACGACCTACGGCGAGAACATCGGCGTCATGGCCGCCACGCGCGTCTACTCGACCGCGGCCTACTGGGTGGCCGGCGCCATCGCGATCCTGCTGTCGTTCTCGCCGAAGATCGGGGCGCTCATCAACACCATCCCGACGGGCGTGCTCGGCGGTGTCACCATCGCGCTCTACGGCCTCATCGGCATCGTCGGCATCAAGATCTGGATCGACAACCACGTCGACTTCTCGGTGCCGGTCAACCAGCTCACCGCCGGCGTCGCCCTCGTCATCGGCATCGGCAACCCCGAGCTGAAGGTCGGCGACATGGTCTTCAACGGCATCGCCCTCGGCACCATCGCCGCGCTCGTCGTGTTCCACGTGATGACGGCCATCGAGAAGCAGCGCCAGCGGGCCTGA
- a CDS encoding Bax inhibitor-1/YccA family membrane protein: MQSNNPVFNRSEGFNGRGAATTRSADPSQWKIDLDGSASQPSPTHTTGRGTGFMTIESTVEKTALTLGVVVATAAAAWFLIGDISTDQAAVQKAFGFAFAGAIVGFGLSLVNSFKKIISPALVLAYAAAEGVFVGAFSKVVSGYVGDPTIVFQAVLATMVAFFATLGAYKFFNIQVTDKFRKVVTISMFAFVGVMLVNFVLSITGVLESGGLRGMTGLGLVVSAIAVVLAVFMLIMDFDFVERGVEAGLPERESWRAAFGLTVTLVWLYIEILRILAILRGQD; this comes from the coding sequence ATGCAGAGCAACAACCCCGTGTTCAACCGATCCGAGGGGTTCAACGGCCGTGGTGCGGCCACGACCCGCTCGGCAGATCCGTCACAGTGGAAGATCGACCTCGACGGCTCGGCCTCGCAGCCCAGCCCGACCCACACCACGGGCCGCGGCACGGGCTTCATGACCATCGAGTCCACGGTCGAGAAGACCGCGCTCACGCTCGGTGTCGTCGTCGCCACGGCCGCAGCGGCCTGGTTCCTCATCGGCGACATCTCCACCGACCAGGCTGCGGTGCAGAAGGCGTTCGGCTTCGCGTTCGCCGGCGCGATCGTCGGCTTCGGCCTCTCGCTGGTCAACTCGTTCAAGAAGATCATCAGCCCGGCGCTCGTCCTCGCGTACGCCGCCGCCGAGGGTGTCTTCGTCGGCGCCTTCTCCAAGGTCGTCTCCGGCTACGTCGGCGACCCGACGATCGTGTTCCAGGCCGTCCTGGCCACCATGGTCGCCTTCTTCGCCACGCTCGGTGCCTACAAGTTCTTCAACATCCAGGTCACCGACAAGTTCCGCAAGGTCGTCACGATCTCCATGTTCGCCTTCGTCGGCGTCATGCTGGTCAACTTCGTCCTCAGCATCACGGGCGTCCTCGAGTCGGGCGGCCTGCGCGGCATGACCGGCCTCGGCCTCGTCGTCTCGGCGATCGCCGTCGTGCTGGCCGTCTTCATGCTGATCATGGACTTCGACTTCGTCGAGCGCGGCGTCGAGGCCGGTCTCCCGGAGCGCGAGTCCTGGCGTGCGGCCTTCGGCCTCACGGTCACGCTGGTCTGGCTCTACATCGAGATCCTGCGCATCCTCGCCATCCTGCGCGGACAGGACTGA
- the trmB gene encoding tRNA (guanosine(46)-N7)-methyltransferase TrmB, with the protein MPDAADLPQDPATSADEAPRYRREPVSFTRRGGRLTEKQQAAWDQLAEAYVLDVPRAGPSTSVDPDWRIDPASTFGRDAPLVVEIGSGRGENVVAAAERHPDWNFLALEVWAPGVAQTLVQARATGVTNVRLAVANATETLATALEPGSVHELWTWFPDPWHKKRHHKRRLVTVPFTELVARVLEPEGTWRLATDWADYGEQMAEVVAESPHVEGGPVERFEGRVLTKFEQKGLAKGRVIHDLAARPTR; encoded by the coding sequence ATGCCCGACGCTGCCGACCTGCCGCAAGATCCCGCCACCTCCGCCGACGAGGCGCCCCGCTACCGCCGCGAGCCGGTGTCGTTCACGCGACGCGGAGGGCGTCTGACGGAGAAGCAGCAGGCGGCGTGGGACCAGCTGGCCGAGGCCTACGTGCTCGACGTGCCCCGCGCCGGCCCGAGCACGTCGGTCGACCCCGACTGGCGGATCGACCCTGCGTCGACGTTCGGGCGCGACGCCCCGCTCGTCGTCGAGATCGGCAGCGGACGCGGCGAGAACGTCGTGGCAGCCGCGGAGCGCCACCCCGACTGGAACTTCCTGGCACTGGAGGTGTGGGCGCCCGGCGTCGCGCAGACCCTCGTGCAGGCCCGTGCGACCGGCGTGACGAACGTGCGGCTGGCCGTCGCGAACGCCACCGAGACGCTGGCGACCGCGCTGGAGCCGGGGTCGGTGCACGAGCTGTGGACCTGGTTCCCCGACCCGTGGCACAAGAAGCGGCACCACAAGCGGCGCCTCGTGACCGTCCCCTTCACCGAGCTCGTCGCGCGCGTGCTGGAGCCGGAGGGCACGTGGCGACTCGCGACCGACTGGGCCGACTACGGCGAGCAGATGGCCGAGGTGGTGGCGGAGAGCCCGCACGTCGAGGGCGGTCCGGTCGAGCGGTTCGAGGGGCGGGTGCTGACGAAGTTCGAGCAGAAGGGCCTCGCGAAGGGGCGCGTGATCCACGACCTCGCGGCCCGGCCGACGCGCTGA
- a CDS encoding DinB family protein — protein sequence MSTTDASRDPAIVPDDKDWTWVLREPCPECGLVTGEVEAAAVGTLVRDSLSRWRRVLDRADVARRRRPDVWSDLEYACHVRDVLSVMHDRLRLMLLEDDARFANWDQDATAVDDDYAGQVPGDVARALTSAGERLAAAVDAVPADAWGRTGQRSNGSTFTVETLLQYLWHDVAHHLVDVDA from the coding sequence ATGAGCACCACCGACGCCTCGCGCGACCCCGCCATCGTCCCTGACGACAAGGACTGGACGTGGGTGCTCCGTGAGCCCTGCCCCGAGTGCGGGCTCGTGACGGGTGAGGTCGAGGCCGCCGCCGTCGGCACGCTCGTGCGCGACTCGCTGTCCCGCTGGCGGCGGGTGCTCGACCGGGCCGACGTCGCTCGGCGTCGTCGCCCGGACGTCTGGTCCGACCTGGAGTACGCGTGCCACGTGCGCGACGTTCTCTCGGTCATGCACGACCGGCTCCGCCTCATGCTCCTCGAGGACGACGCACGCTTCGCGAACTGGGACCAGGACGCCACGGCCGTCGACGACGACTACGCCGGCCAGGTCCCTGGCGACGTCGCGCGCGCGCTCACGTCGGCGGGGGAGCGGCTCGCGGCAGCGGTCGACGCCGTGCCGGCGGACGCCTGGGGCCGCACCGGGCAGCGGAGCAACGGCTCGACCTTCACCGTGGAGACCCTCCTGCAGTACCTCTGGCACGACGTCGCGCACCACCTCGTCGACGTCGACGCGTGA
- a CDS encoding Hsp20/alpha crystallin family protein, translating to MSNVSVFTRRDPFAEFDSLVRSAFSPTQGSAARLDFTPAVETVRDGDDVVVRLELPGIDVSNDVSVEVTGGRLVVKGERRDQRTEEDGENSRRISEIRYGSFERTFGLPGHVTADAISASYDAGILSVRVAGVFAGTEPTRIEITQG from the coding sequence ATGAGCAACGTCTCCGTCTTCACCCGCCGTGACCCCTTCGCCGAGTTCGACTCGCTGGTCCGCAGCGCGTTCAGCCCGACCCAGGGCTCGGCAGCCCGCCTCGACTTCACGCCCGCCGTCGAGACCGTCCGTGACGGCGACGACGTCGTCGTGCGGCTCGAGCTTCCCGGCATCGACGTCTCGAACGACGTCTCCGTCGAGGTGACCGGCGGACGCCTGGTCGTCAAGGGCGAGCGTCGCGACCAGCGCACCGAGGAGGACGGCGAGAACAGCCGCCGGATCAGCGAGATCCGCTACGGCTCGTTCGAGCGCACCTTCGGGCTCCCCGGCCACGTCACGGCCGACGCCATTAGCGCCTCCTACGACGCCGGCATCCTGTCGGTCCGCGTGGCCGGTGTGTTCGCCGGCACCGAGCCGACCCGGATCGAGATCACGCAGGGCTGA